The sequence TTCAGTCTGAGGAAAGCCCCTGTGTGGCTGGGCTggcaggggagaggcagggagctgAGGCAAGGAGGACATGGTCCTCACTTTTCAGTGACTCTGAGGGCCTGTGGGCTCCCTGGGGTCTGGGACCACGCCCCTTTGGTATTCCCCCATTTTCCCACACTCTTGCCCATAGCAGGCAAGATTacatggggagaggaggaaggtgggTTGAGACCCAGCTGCTCCAGATGGGCTGGACCCAGTAAGAAGTGGTTTTCATTGCAGATGACTCAGAGGCCGGAGCTAAGCGACCCCGGACCACCATCACGGCGAAGCAGCTGGAGACATTGAAGAACGCCTACAAGAACTCCCCTAAGCCCGCCCGGCACGTGAGGGAGCAGCTGTCCTCGGAGACAGGCCTGGACATGAGGGTCGTACAGGTGAGACACCAGCCACCCTGGCCCCCGGGCCTCCTTTGCTGACCGGGGATCCCAGGCCCGGCGCCACCCAGGccgggcctggggcaggggtggaggctgTCCTGCGGGTCCCTGCATCTGTGCCCTCCACGTGAGGGAGGCTTCGGGAGTGGTACCCATGGTACCTCATCAGCGGTGTCGCTGATCCCCTGGGGGAGTTGGGCTCAGGGCCACAAGCCCCGGAAATCTGCCGAATCAGAGGCAGATTtctgaggcccaggcagggggagTGGTGGGCACGTCCCATTCCTTGCCCTGAGCTCTGCTGAGGCTTCGGTCTTTGTCTTTTGTCTTGGGGACCCTGGGGGCTTTGGGTTCGTGGTGGACGCCCCCCGAGATTGTCCCTTGTGCTTGTGtggcaggtttggtttcagaACAGAAGGGCCAAGGAAAAGCGGCTGAAGAAGGACGCGGGGCGGCACCGCTGGGGGCAGTTCTATAAGAGCGTCAAGAGGAGCCGGGGAGGCAGCAAACAGGAGAAGGAGAGCTCGGCAGAGGACTGTGGGGTTAGTGACAGTGAGCTGAGCTTCCGAGGTGAGCAGGGCTGCCGGGGCGAGGCCCAGGCCCTAGGAGAGGCCCCTGGGAAACTCATCCCCGATGCTCACGAGGGGTCTTTCTGGAGGCCTGGCCACCTCCCTCTCGAACACAGCTCTCCCTGCAACTTGGGGTAAAGGGCAGGGGGGAAAGGGTAGTGGCCCTTCCAGAGGGGACAGGGCAGAGGAAACCAGAGCTCTGCTGCGGACACATGGAAGCCGGGTTCCCAAGCCCATGGGCCCCAAGGCCTCCCCTCCTTGCCTGCGGCCCGGGGCTCCCTCACCAGCCCAGGCAGCTGTGCAGGACAGCTGTGTCTCTGCCTGCACCCTGAGCCCCCCTCCTGCATTTCTCCCCTCGGCCGGGGCACTGGGCTCCCTCCCGTGACCCCCTAGAGTGagccccctcctctcctggcGGTGGGAGGATGTGCTGAACGGGCCCTTTGCCCCGGGAAGTCAGTACTGTGAGCGCACGTGAGGTGGGGACCGGCCTCATTCTGAAATCCCTTCCCCCACCGCTCCTGTCACCCAGTCCAGCGCACGCGCTTTGCTGCATGCGCTATATTCAAATTTGTGCGTCAGCAAAGTTGCAAATGGCTGCATGTTTTGGATCCTTCGGTCGTTTGCAGATAGCCATAACGGTTCTCATGCAATGAGTCCTCGAATGTGGAAGGTCTTCTGTTGTGGGGCGAAGGGAAGAGTCCTGAGCTGGGGGATCAGAAATCTGGCTTCCGGTTATGGCTCTGTCAAACGGATTCACTTCtctcgagcctcagtttccccatctataaatggGGAATAACCACATCCTTGCCCACCTCGCAGTGTTCTTGGGGATCCGTGAACACAACTGACTGTGAATGTGTTTGGGGAAAGTTCAGCACATTTTCACACTTGGGAGACACGACCATCCCCTCTAGGGAGCCTGTGGCTCCCACAGAGGGCCCTGGCCGCACGGGATGACAGGTGTAGGCAAAAGGCCAGGTAATGGCCGTTTCACAGTGGAGCTGAGCCTTCAACCCCTGGCCCCTCTAAAGGGCAtgactcctctcctcctcttcattTTTATGGGTGGGGTGAGGGACAGCCTAGGGCAGGTCGTCAGGAGGGATGGGTGTTGAAGTCCACTCTGGGGTGGCCTTGGTAGGAAGGATGCACAGGCCCAGGTGGGAATAGAAAGGAAGTCTGTGGGCTGCCCGCCAGGACCGTGATGTCCTGAGAGGACTGTAGCCCAGCCCAGAGGTCTGCCCGTGGGGCCCTGGGGAGGGTTCAAGGGCCCTATGCTCACCTTCCAGGCCtcttggcgggggagggggaaagcCACTTAATCTCCTCTAAGCTGCTGAAATCAACGTCTGGAACATACAGGATTGTTAAGTCTTGTTTCATAGCTCCTTTCTGTTGGGTGCAGGTGGGTCCCCAGGTTGACATATCATTGGTCTCTCCAGGTAATTATataatcttctttttcttaagacTAAAATTGCTCACTTCGGTCGGAGAGAGGAATTCTTCCCGGTGGCAAAGGTTCCATTAGATCCCCTTAATGAAATTCTTCATAAAACAAGAAGGTCATTTGCCTTAATCAGTCCAATACTTTGTCCCCAGTGAAGAGCTTATTGGTAGACAGAGAAACCAAGTACTTGAATACTGAACCTCTTTCCCAGGTAGACCAGAAGGCTTTCGTACACATCTTAGAGAGGTCCTCAGCCCCCCTGACCGCATGGGCCTGCTTGTTTCCCAACTAACTGAACCAAGCACTTTTCCCAGCTTGAAAACTTTCAGATGAAATCTTGTTAGCACAGAGTTTCTTCCGTTTGTGATGTGGAGGACATATGACCCACCAAACCTCAGGCGTTCGTATTCCTCAGTGTAGCCATCTTCGTACCTGAGCACACGTGGGACCAACAAACTCACCAAACATTTGTCCAGTCTTCTGGGACCTGGGCGTTTGGTCTCTGCAGGTGTGGgttctgttttttccccttgatGTGGGTCAGTCTCTGGATGCCAGGCTGACGTGTTGGCGTCTGGCTCATGCGTGGGCTTCTTTCCTGGTCGTGTGTATTCCTAGGTTGTGAAGAACAGGGGACCACCGGAGTCCTGGCGGCTGACAATAAATCTCCGTTCTTTTGTCCACAGAGGATCAAATTCTCTCAGAACTTGGCCACACCAATAGGATTTATGGCAACGTGGGGGACGTTACAGGCGGACAGTTAATGAATGGGAGCTTCTCCATGGATGGGACAGGACAATCCTATCAGGACTTGAGGGATGGGAGCCCCTATGGAATTCCCCAGTCTCCATCCTCCATCTCGTCCCTGCCATCCCACGCTCCTTTGCTCAATGGGCTGGATTACACGGTGGACAGTAATTTGGGCCTCATTGCGCATGCAGGGCAGGGAGTAAGCCAGACGCTGAGAGCCATGGCTGGGGGACCCACCTCTGACATCTCCACAGGAAGCAGTGTAGGCTATCCCGACTTTCCAACTAGCCCAGCCTCTTGGCTCGATGAAATGGATCATCCTCCTTTTTAAgcacctctcctccccaccctacCCGTCCTCTGGCTTGACAGAATATCTTCAAGGATCAAAAGAGACTTGCCTTTTAAGGATCAAAAGCGCGCCAATGTGAATTTCCATTATTTTCAATGGAAGTCCTCTGCCGATCCCGGGGAGGTCGCGGGACCCCACTAGGGCTTGTTTTCCTGGGAAGTGGTGGGAGAGCAGCCTCGTCTCAGAACACAGCACAGGGGCACAGAGCCCAGAGCGCTAGGGTGCTGGCTTGTTGGCTCCTCCCCCGCCCTGCTTACAGGCTTTGGCTGCACAGTGCTTGGTTGACGGCATGACTGTGTCAGGCCACCTTGCTCTTTGGGAACTCTGCTCCAACCGGAGTGTCTCGTCATGCCCCCCCGAACCACTGCTCTCACCAG comes from Delphinus delphis chromosome 1, mDelDel1.2, whole genome shotgun sequence and encodes:
- the LHX4 gene encoding LIM/homeobox protein Lhx4; translation: MMQSAAVPAEGAVKGLPEMLGVPMQQIPQCAGCNQHILDKFILKVLDRHWHSSCLKCADCQMQLADRCFSRAGSVYCKEDFFKRFGTKCTACQQGIPPTQVVRKAQDFVYHLHCFACIICNRQLATGDEFYLMEDGRLVCKEDYETAKQNDDSEAGAKRPRTTITAKQLETLKNAYKNSPKPARHVREQLSSETGLDMRVVQVWFQNRRAKEKRLKKDAGRHRWGQFYKSVKRSRGGSKQEKESSAEDCGVSDSELSFREDQILSELGHTNRIYGNVGDVTGGQLMNGSFSMDGTGQSYQDLRDGSPYGIPQSPSSISSLPSHAPLLNGLDYTVDSNLGLIAHAGQGVSQTLRAMAGGPTSDISTGSSVGYPDFPTSPASWLDEMDHPPF